One genomic region from Terriglobia bacterium encodes:
- a CDS encoding sigma-70 family RNA polymerase sigma factor has translation MCATSVFASSAGNDEVRDVDQALAGDGKAFDRIMVRWQRPLLSLARRLGHEENRAEDLTQDVFLHAYLALPWWRRESSFGTWLYAIAKNVYLGEHRRARQVEVRLQDLPELRDLRLPDRGLFLDDRDRLVREALLSLPPTYRDVLILYYFNDCGISAIRQKLQLSEGAVKTRLLRGRAILRKKLSPLLLCA, from the coding sequence ATGTGCGCTACTTCAGTATTCGCAAGCTCAGCTGGTAATGACGAGGTGAGGGATGTCGATCAGGCCTTGGCAGGCGATGGAAAAGCCTTTGATCGTATTATGGTTCGCTGGCAGAGGCCTCTGTTGAGTTTGGCTCGGCGCCTTGGGCATGAGGAAAATCGCGCTGAAGATCTGACGCAGGATGTGTTTTTACATGCCTACCTCGCTCTCCCGTGGTGGCGGCGCGAATCCTCGTTCGGAACGTGGTTGTATGCAATTGCCAAGAACGTGTACCTCGGCGAACACCGCCGTGCACGCCAGGTTGAAGTTCGTCTGCAAGACCTTCCAGAACTGCGGGATCTCCGCTTGCCCGATCGCGGGCTCTTTCTCGATGACCGAGACCGATTGGTCCGAGAGGCGCTCTTATCCTTACCGCCAACCTATCGTGATGTGCTGATTCTCTATTATTTCAACGATTGTGGAATCTCAGCCATTCGCCAAAAACTCCAACTGTCTGAGGGCGCAGTAAAAACCAGATTGCTGCGGGGTCGAGCAATTCTGCGCAAGAAACTTTCCCCCCTCCTTTTGTGCGCATGA
- a CDS encoding tetratricopeptide repeat protein: MFSFEVPVICRGIISVVVGLTIGAFGQDVEKLKTIDDPTQDSATATVQTIGALVARAESGDAVAQRQLGIAYIVGRAVQPDQQKGAGWLLKAAQAGEPFAQVHLGNLYRSGLGVQQSEAEAANWYRKSADQGNAVAQNNLGYMYLYGKGGLPQSENEALKWFTKGAMQGLPAAEVNLASMYMRGNPNYSEAEKWFQKAAAQNSPKAYAWLGVMYEKGVGVEKNLTRAFSLFKTGAELGDRAAEAELGFMYLEGLGTKRNSADALKWIQSAALKGEPHAQLNLAYMYRLGRGVAQNFNEAVRWFCYAAENSMPEAQSQIAYFLFVARDYQRSAEWYARAAEKGFAGAQVNLGLLYSRGMGVPLDYIEALALFTVAGGRGAPAAAENIKNLQIIMTPNQLKRAQARAKELTARIAEFETHTESPKQGQCPLLKLQQQTIAVQGTPAN; this comes from the coding sequence ATGTTCTCGTTCGAGGTCCCGGTGATTTGCAGGGGGATCATCAGCGTAGTTGTGGGGCTCACGATCGGCGCGTTCGGCCAAGACGTCGAGAAACTGAAGACTATCGACGATCCAACTCAAGATTCCGCCACAGCCACTGTTCAGACGATTGGCGCACTCGTTGCACGAGCGGAGTCTGGAGACGCAGTCGCACAACGTCAGTTGGGGATCGCCTACATCGTAGGTCGAGCAGTTCAACCTGACCAGCAAAAAGGAGCAGGCTGGCTTCTCAAAGCTGCGCAGGCGGGTGAACCATTTGCACAAGTGCATCTGGGAAACCTTTACAGATCGGGTCTGGGAGTGCAGCAGAGCGAAGCAGAAGCTGCCAATTGGTATCGCAAATCAGCGGATCAGGGCAACGCAGTTGCGCAAAACAACCTTGGATACATGTATTTATATGGAAAAGGTGGTCTTCCGCAGAGTGAGAACGAAGCTTTGAAATGGTTCACAAAGGGGGCAATGCAGGGCCTGCCGGCTGCTGAAGTGAACTTGGCATCGATGTACATGCGAGGGAACCCCAACTACTCAGAGGCGGAGAAATGGTTCCAAAAAGCGGCGGCACAGAACAGTCCGAAAGCTTATGCATGGTTAGGAGTGATGTATGAAAAGGGCGTTGGAGTCGAGAAGAATCTCACCAGGGCTTTCAGTCTATTTAAGACAGGGGCCGAACTGGGCGATCGTGCTGCCGAAGCGGAGTTGGGTTTTATGTACTTGGAGGGGCTAGGAACAAAGAGAAATAGTGCCGACGCCCTGAAGTGGATTCAAAGCGCGGCGCTCAAAGGTGAACCTCACGCCCAGCTGAATCTTGCATACATGTATCGCTTAGGCCGCGGAGTCGCACAGAATTTCAATGAGGCGGTCCGGTGGTTTTGTTATGCAGCAGAAAATAGCATGCCAGAAGCGCAAAGCCAGATTGCGTATTTTCTATTTGTTGCGCGTGACTATCAGAGGTCGGCCGAATGGTATGCAAGAGCGGCTGAAAAAGGTTTTGCTGGGGCACAGGTGAACCTGGGTCTCCTGTATTCGCGCGGTATGGGCGTACCCCTTGACTATATTGAGGCGCTTGCCTTGTTCACCGTTGCGGGGGGCAGAGGCGCCCCAGCGGCAGCTGAGAACATCAAGAACCTTCAAATCATAATGACTCCGAACCAGCTCAAGCGAGCACAGGCGAGAGCTAAGGAACTGACGGCAAGGATAGCGGAGTTTGAGACACATACCGAATCCCCGAAACAAGGTCAATGTCCACTTCTAAAACTACAGCAGCAAACGATTGCGGTTCAGGGAACTCCCGCTAATTGA
- a CDS encoding BamA/TamA family outer membrane protein has product MIRVRFPWFTLLFISSVLAVGQQAPTAVPETIPCPVENSTGKTTDCQRNQDNRQRGSFVVAPIPISSPALGTGINIMGGYIFSLSKKDRISPPSVLGGAAVFTNNSSRAFALAGELYFKEDRYHVIAGVAHGDLNYDFYGTGTSAGDAGRKFGLNETGTLFFGAVMRRLPGKIFVGPRIWMGASTLAPKEFGENHPDLPPLNLPFNLRAIGVQLERDTVPNRFYPVKGTSLKFSADFFANTLGSTFSFQSYQFTFNAYRSFDDRQVLAYNAFACSTGGEAPFFGQCIFGMRNELRGYPAGRYIDDKMLATQVEYRVVLPWRMGAVAFAGIGEVGSSLSKFNYDNLLPSGGVGLRFNLSKKYHVNLRADIAQGKNGHTFSMGLAEAF; this is encoded by the coding sequence ATGATCCGCGTACGTTTTCCCTGGTTTACGCTGCTGTTCATCAGTTCTGTCCTCGCCGTGGGTCAGCAGGCACCCACCGCCGTACCTGAAACAATTCCCTGCCCTGTCGAGAATTCAACGGGCAAGACCACAGACTGCCAACGGAACCAGGACAACCGTCAACGCGGCTCATTCGTCGTAGCGCCGATTCCCATTTCAAGCCCGGCGTTGGGCACGGGAATCAATATCATGGGCGGATACATCTTCTCCCTGAGCAAGAAAGACAGAATCTCGCCGCCATCCGTTCTCGGAGGCGCTGCCGTTTTCACCAACAACAGCTCGCGGGCATTTGCGCTCGCAGGCGAACTCTATTTCAAAGAGGATCGGTACCATGTGATCGCGGGCGTTGCCCATGGGGACCTGAATTACGACTTCTATGGCACAGGTACAAGCGCCGGAGATGCTGGCCGTAAATTCGGACTGAACGAGACCGGAACACTGTTCTTCGGCGCTGTAATGCGCAGGCTCCCCGGGAAAATTTTTGTAGGACCGAGAATCTGGATGGGAGCATCCACGCTCGCTCCAAAAGAATTTGGAGAGAACCATCCCGATCTACCACCCTTGAATCTGCCTTTCAATCTTCGCGCGATAGGCGTTCAACTCGAACGGGACACTGTTCCTAATCGCTTTTACCCTGTGAAAGGCACGTCCCTCAAATTCAGTGCTGACTTCTTTGCGAACACTTTGGGTAGTACGTTTAGTTTCCAGTCGTACCAGTTCACATTCAATGCGTACCGAAGTTTTGACGACAGACAAGTGCTGGCGTACAACGCATTCGCGTGTTCCACAGGAGGCGAAGCGCCGTTTTTCGGCCAATGCATTTTTGGAATGCGCAACGAACTTCGTGGATACCCGGCGGGACGATATATCGACGACAAGATGCTTGCGACCCAGGTGGAGTACCGCGTTGTGTTGCCGTGGCGGATGGGAGCAGTCGCATTTGCGGGAATAGGGGAGGTCGGATCGAGTCTCTCAAAATTCAACTACGACAACCTCCTCCCCAGCGGAGGAGTTGGACTTCGCTTCAATTTGAGCAAGAAATATCATGTAAATCTCAGGGCCGATATTGCGCAAGGAAAGAACGGCCACACATTCAGCATGGGGCTCGCGGAAGCTTTCTGA
- a CDS encoding pyruvate formate lyase family protein, which translates to MNATLAPIAPPLSLQEQAILDGKKVLTGTATERVLRMFEAIRTFGPPRVALERAIYFTESFKATEGQPLVLRWAKALKNIAEKMTVAIFDDELIVGRPNTWFGRYTLVYPELDGTIIQAGAEAFIAAKGAPDAVTVTNEDKKFIDEVLFPYWNGKDFTPNFIKALPPETRHLFWGSDPENVGTKFSFVIISTSTMRHSQNWVIDFEKMLKRGCKGLREEAQTRLNALEDPRDLAFKKPFYEASIIACDALSLIAKRYSEFAAELAAKTTNIQRKKELEEIAAICAWVPENPARTFREAIQAQWFTQLFSRLEEMVGGQINQGRMDQYFYPFYKKDIEEGRITPEGAQELFQCLWLNLMQSIESQMSPSAAKGREGFSHHETVTIGGQTTDGFDATNELSYLILESTRPLRSSYPELGVRIHANTPDRFLHAVAETIKDGKGSPKLINDEFEVPWFLSNGIEKREALDYAMSGCSESRLPNRETHKTGNGGINYGIVMEMTLRDGRVKIYNDEQFGLKTGDPRTFETYHDVWNAYRLQLENVVKHIMIQNYIAAGLKSKYIAAPLASTLHDLCMENGRDLHTHADYIPGALDASCIDGLGGFATCIDSLAAIKHLIYDTKKLTWDQLLDALEKNWEGKEAIRQMCLNAPKYGNGIEWVDTIGYQIQRTVMEYAHRHPRPHGQSANMRIIPITFHNPSGRVTMATPNGRHAGEYLSDGIVPSHGCDTKGPTVTLQSIARATCQLYKEHREDLLNMKMSPANVKGEEGTRRLMQLIRAWSSQKHAHIQFNILNRESLLDAQKHPEKYRDLVVRVAGYCAYFVDLSPSQQAEIIARTEEQMG; encoded by the coding sequence ATGAACGCAACCCTTGCCCCTATTGCTCCCCCGCTATCCCTGCAGGAACAGGCCATTCTCGATGGCAAAAAGGTATTGACTGGAACAGCGACCGAGCGCGTTCTCAGGATGTTTGAGGCTATTCGTACTTTTGGCCCACCTCGTGTTGCGCTGGAACGTGCGATCTACTTTACGGAGTCTTTCAAGGCCACAGAAGGCCAGCCGCTGGTACTGCGCTGGGCAAAAGCCCTGAAGAACATTGCTGAGAAGATGACTGTCGCCATCTTCGACGATGAACTGATTGTGGGCCGTCCTAACACTTGGTTCGGACGGTACACCCTGGTCTATCCCGAGCTTGACGGCACAATCATCCAAGCCGGAGCGGAAGCATTCATCGCGGCGAAAGGGGCTCCAGACGCCGTTACCGTAACCAATGAGGACAAGAAGTTCATTGACGAGGTCCTTTTCCCTTATTGGAATGGCAAAGACTTCACGCCCAACTTCATTAAGGCCCTGCCTCCTGAAACCAGACACCTCTTTTGGGGCTCTGACCCCGAGAATGTCGGGACCAAGTTTTCGTTCGTGATTATCTCTACTTCCACGATGCGCCATTCCCAGAACTGGGTCATCGATTTCGAAAAGATGCTGAAACGTGGCTGCAAGGGCTTGCGCGAAGAGGCCCAGACACGATTGAATGCGCTGGAAGACCCGCGCGACCTGGCCTTCAAAAAGCCCTTCTACGAAGCGTCCATCATCGCTTGTGACGCACTGTCTCTCATCGCCAAGCGCTACTCCGAGTTTGCCGCCGAGTTGGCAGCCAAAACGACGAACATACAGCGCAAGAAGGAACTCGAGGAGATCGCAGCGATCTGCGCCTGGGTTCCGGAGAATCCGGCGCGTACCTTCCGGGAGGCGATCCAGGCGCAGTGGTTCACACAGCTCTTCTCGCGACTGGAGGAGATGGTCGGAGGACAGATCAACCAGGGCAGGATGGATCAGTACTTCTATCCCTTTTACAAGAAGGACATTGAAGAAGGGCGGATCACCCCGGAGGGCGCGCAGGAACTGTTCCAGTGCCTCTGGCTGAACCTGATGCAGAGCATCGAGTCCCAAATGTCACCATCCGCGGCCAAGGGCCGCGAGGGATTCTCTCACCACGAGACGGTGACCATCGGCGGCCAGACAACCGACGGTTTCGATGCCACCAACGAGCTCTCTTACTTGATCCTGGAATCGACGCGGCCTCTTCGGAGCAGCTACCCGGAGTTGGGAGTCCGGATCCACGCCAATACACCCGACCGGTTCCTGCATGCAGTGGCCGAGACCATCAAGGACGGAAAAGGTTCACCCAAACTGATCAACGACGAGTTCGAAGTGCCGTGGTTTTTGAGCAACGGGATCGAAAAGAGGGAAGCCCTGGATTACGCCATGTCGGGGTGCTCGGAATCGCGCCTGCCCAACCGCGAGACCCACAAGACCGGCAATGGCGGCATCAATTACGGCATTGTCATGGAGATGACTCTCCGTGATGGCAGGGTGAAGATTTACAACGATGAGCAGTTCGGCCTGAAGACGGGTGACCCGAGGACCTTCGAGACATACCACGATGTGTGGAATGCCTACCGGCTGCAACTGGAAAACGTCGTCAAGCACATCATGATCCAGAACTATATTGCGGCCGGGTTGAAGTCCAAGTACATCGCGGCTCCCCTGGCCTCCACGCTGCACGACCTGTGCATGGAGAACGGCAGGGACCTCCATACACACGCTGATTACATACCGGGAGCGCTGGATGCGTCCTGTATCGACGGGCTCGGAGGATTTGCGACCTGCATCGATTCTCTCGCTGCTATCAAGCACCTTATCTATGACACGAAGAAACTGACCTGGGACCAGCTCCTCGATGCCCTCGAGAAGAACTGGGAGGGCAAGGAAGCCATCCGACAGATGTGCCTCAATGCCCCGAAGTACGGCAATGGCATCGAGTGGGTGGACACCATCGGCTACCAGATACAGCGCACCGTTATGGAGTATGCCCACAGGCATCCCAGGCCGCATGGCCAGAGCGCCAACATGCGCATCATTCCGATTACGTTCCATAACCCCAGCGGCAGGGTGACAATGGCCACCCCGAACGGCCGGCATGCCGGGGAGTATCTCTCCGACGGGATCGTTCCCTCGCACGGCTGCGACACCAAGGGGCCCACGGTGACTCTGCAGTCCATCGCAAGGGCGACCTGCCAGCTCTACAAAGAGCATCGCGAAGACCTGCTCAACATGAAGATGTCGCCGGCGAACGTGAAAGGCGAGGAAGGAACGCGGCGGCTCATGCAGCTCATACGTGCCTGGAGCAGCCAAAAGCATGCGCACATCCAGTTCAACATTCTCAACAGAGAATCCTTGCTGGACGCGCAGAAGCACCCTGAGAAATATCGGGATCTCGTTGTGCGTGTTGCTGGTTACTGCGCGTACTTTGTCGACCTGTCGCCTTCGCAGCAGGCGGAGATCATTGCGCGGACGGAAGAACAGATGGGCTGA
- a CDS encoding DUF126 domain-containing protein, which yields MEKIVLKGTTRTVGKAEGEALVSDMPLSWAPCSILNDGTITMVGNPVSGQNVKDKIVIYPTVTGSTSGAFGLLFKIKGTKKGPAGIICRELHTIDLSGALAGDIPSVDGLDKDPINTIKSGDWVKIDAPAIGKQATITVERR from the coding sequence ATGGAAAAAATAGTATTGAAAGGCACTACCAGGACCGTCGGGAAGGCAGAAGGCGAAGCTCTGGTTAGTGACATGCCTCTTAGTTGGGCACCCTGTTCCATTCTGAACGATGGAACAATCACGATGGTTGGAAATCCGGTCAGTGGTCAGAACGTAAAAGACAAGATCGTTATCTACCCGACTGTGACAGGTTCCACTTCCGGCGCCTTCGGTTTGCTTTTCAAGATCAAGGGCACCAAAAAGGGTCCGGCTGGAATCATCTGCCGAGAACTTCATACCATCGATCTCTCCGGCGCACTCGCTGGCGATATTCCTTCCGTGGATGGCTTGGATAAGGACCCGATCAACACCATCAAGTCCGGCGACTGGGTGAAGATCGACGCTCCAGCGATCGGCAAGCAGGCCACCATCACCGTGGAAAGGAGATAG
- a CDS encoding aconitase X catalytic domain-containing protein — MKLTTYEKEMLDGKHGEAKQYAMEKLVAFGEAVGAEEMVKVSFIHYIGCVEGLPTTSKEYQQFEWGQGLVLQPFWDKGAKLADDPNLTCCCDPFLMQLDRYEEEGTPWNNKYYKMPESVYKATVDGYNKMKEQGWLPTYACTPHFNSALPKPGEYAACCESSAACYLNTILGVKTNRESAIAAPYAAFTGCIPKYGMLLDKNRIPKVIYELDDDIKNNILDDPGDWAALGGAIAKRANNRLPAVLNMPTRLKSSAAKALCACASPGMNDPMLHLIGITPGSPTLEAAFGGKVPADIERIHLSLKDVADMYAELRNTKSNKVDIVHFGCPVLIYEEIQQIARAIKGKKVHKDVMLWVQCDTPSYLMAKHYGDAQIIEEAGGKIYHQTCWGMNQLSVPGVWGKNFNVCTNSFKQYKIFGGYGNGTTFCSMDEMIHAAVTGEYVPTRWKQKYTTKMVDAEEFQDERSLVSV; from the coding sequence ATGAAACTCACAACCTACGAAAAAGAAATGCTCGATGGTAAACACGGAGAGGCCAAACAGTACGCCATGGAAAAGCTGGTGGCCTTTGGCGAAGCTGTAGGCGCCGAAGAAATGGTCAAGGTATCGTTCATCCACTACATCGGCTGTGTCGAGGGCTTGCCAACCACCTCGAAGGAATATCAGCAGTTCGAGTGGGGACAGGGTCTAGTCTTGCAGCCGTTCTGGGACAAGGGCGCCAAGTTGGCCGACGATCCCAACCTTACTTGCTGTTGCGACCCATTCCTGATGCAGCTCGACAGGTATGAAGAGGAAGGGACTCCCTGGAACAACAAGTACTACAAAATGCCGGAGTCCGTTTATAAAGCGACGGTCGACGGCTACAACAAAATGAAGGAGCAGGGCTGGCTGCCTACCTACGCGTGCACGCCCCACTTCAACAGCGCATTGCCCAAGCCCGGGGAATATGCGGCATGCTGCGAATCCAGCGCCGCGTGTTATCTCAACACCATTCTCGGTGTTAAGACGAATCGGGAGAGTGCGATTGCCGCCCCGTATGCGGCGTTCACCGGTTGTATTCCGAAGTACGGAATGCTGCTGGACAAAAATCGCATACCGAAGGTGATCTACGAACTGGACGATGACATCAAGAACAACATTCTGGATGATCCGGGCGATTGGGCCGCTTTGGGCGGCGCCATCGCAAAGAGGGCGAATAACCGGTTACCGGCCGTGCTCAATATGCCCACCCGCTTGAAGAGTTCAGCAGCCAAGGCGTTGTGCGCATGCGCATCTCCTGGCATGAATGACCCAATGCTCCATCTGATCGGCATCACGCCTGGTTCTCCTACGCTGGAAGCTGCGTTTGGAGGCAAGGTCCCAGCAGATATCGAGCGAATCCACCTCAGCCTCAAGGATGTCGCAGACATGTATGCGGAGCTGAGAAACACCAAGAGCAACAAGGTGGACATCGTTCACTTCGGTTGCCCCGTCCTGATCTACGAAGAAATTCAGCAGATCGCTCGCGCCATCAAAGGCAAAAAAGTCCACAAAGACGTCATGCTCTGGGTGCAGTGCGATACGCCGAGCTATCTCATGGCTAAACACTACGGAGATGCCCAGATCATTGAGGAGGCCGGCGGGAAGATCTACCACCAGACATGTTGGGGCATGAATCAGTTGAGTGTCCCAGGCGTGTGGGGCAAGAACTTCAACGTCTGCACCAATAGCTTCAAGCAGTACAAGATCTTCGGAGGCTATGGGAACGGGACGACCTTCTGCAGCATGGACGAGATGATTCACGCCGCCGTGACAGGCGAGTACGTGCCAACTCGGTGGAAGCAGAAATACACAACCAAGATGGTCGACGCTGAGGAGTTCCAGGACGAGCGGTCATTGGTAAGTGTGTAA
- a CDS encoding 6-phosphofructokinase, giving the protein MNSQMPRIAINIGSGYLPGIDFVVAGAVLAASELGWEIVGIRDGYDGLLFPGRYPHGGLVNLRPEMIDASGRGRSLIGSAARTDPFHVRSINPENQVEEVDRSDDLLKALHEAGIGAVISLVGGSAITGLHALSVAFKLYRKGLRTICVPKSVENEIACVSQAFGYNSVLSHTAETLERIRIGAEDVGRLAVVEVPGQHAGWLALQSGMAALADAILVPEIPFDLKKVADALRTHENEGRRPTLVVVADGARPVNGVEVAEAQGGLRTSLTPNADPDFGEGEHVIDRTGATSKSVAMGLQRLTDRDVLPFALGHLIRGGVPTVVDRQLGLAYGAGAVKALHAGSEGVMITFELPDIKRVPLAETLGRIRTVPAGSEIMKIARSLGIAFGD; this is encoded by the coding sequence ATGAATTCACAGATGCCACGAATCGCCATCAACATCGGCAGCGGTTACCTCCCAGGTATCGACTTTGTCGTGGCTGGTGCAGTGCTGGCTGCGAGCGAACTCGGATGGGAAATTGTCGGAATTCGCGACGGCTACGATGGCCTACTTTTCCCAGGGCGTTATCCCCATGGAGGTTTGGTCAATCTTCGTCCGGAAATGATAGACGCGTCGGGTCGCGGAAGAAGTTTGATCGGGTCTGCTGCAAGGACTGATCCGTTCCACGTCAGGTCGATCAATCCCGAGAACCAGGTCGAGGAAGTCGACCGCTCTGACGATTTATTGAAAGCGCTGCACGAAGCGGGTATTGGAGCCGTTATTTCTCTGGTCGGAGGGAGCGCAATCACGGGGCTCCATGCCCTGAGTGTGGCGTTCAAACTGTACCGAAAGGGTTTGCGCACGATCTGCGTACCGAAGTCAGTCGAGAACGAAATCGCCTGCGTATCACAGGCATTTGGCTACAACAGTGTTCTCTCCCACACAGCCGAAACACTCGAACGGATTCGTATCGGTGCCGAGGACGTGGGCCGTCTTGCTGTAGTCGAAGTTCCGGGGCAACATGCCGGCTGGCTAGCATTGCAGTCCGGCATGGCCGCTCTCGCAGACGCGATCCTGGTACCGGAGATTCCCTTCGATCTCAAGAAAGTCGCAGACGCACTTCGTACTCACGAAAACGAGGGACGGCGACCCACTCTCGTCGTGGTTGCCGACGGCGCGCGCCCGGTAAATGGCGTCGAGGTTGCGGAAGCGCAGGGTGGGTTACGCACCAGCTTGACCCCCAATGCGGATCCTGATTTCGGCGAAGGAGAACACGTCATTGACCGTACCGGCGCGACGTCAAAGTCCGTGGCGATGGGACTGCAGAGGCTGACAGATCGCGATGTGCTGCCGTTTGCGCTTGGGCACCTGATTCGCGGCGGCGTCCCGACTGTAGTAGATCGTCAGCTTGGACTTGCTTATGGCGCCGGTGCCGTCAAGGCGCTGCACGCCGGTTCTGAAGGAGTAATGATCACGTTCGAACTGCCCGATATCAAGCGTGTCCCGCTGGCAGAGACACTTGGACGCATTCGCACCGTACCTGCCGGGAGCGAAATCATGAAGATTGCTCGCTCACTCGGCATCGCCTTCGGCGACTAG
- a CDS encoding glycyl-radical enzyme activating protein, with protein sequence MSLATERVAKLTGRVLNVQHFCTNDGPGIRTNVFLKGCSLRCKWCCNPESIQLKPELAFDLKLCIGVKECGLCLKECPESAIYVIDADGKVRINWDLCTNCSKCCPVCPGNSLYNFGKEMTVDDVLAEVEQDSSFYRESGGGITLSGGECTLQPDFSAALLAEAHQRGINTAIETAGNVPWEFFRRVVEHTDIVMHDHKLSDPSRHKKWVGVDNVRIKANFRRAYETFPDKTFIARTPVIPGVNDDEEHIRAVLDFIRPYKNVVDYQLLPYHRYGETKYSFLGRVFELKDFPSLPTETLRRLQAIVDEAFGRTAK encoded by the coding sequence ATGAGCCTAGCAACCGAGCGCGTAGCCAAACTGACCGGAAGGGTACTCAACGTCCAGCATTTCTGCACGAATGATGGCCCGGGTATACGTACAAACGTGTTCCTCAAGGGATGTTCATTGCGCTGTAAGTGGTGCTGCAACCCTGAGAGTATTCAACTCAAGCCTGAGCTCGCCTTTGATCTCAAGCTCTGCATCGGCGTGAAGGAATGCGGGCTTTGTCTCAAAGAGTGCCCTGAGAGCGCGATTTATGTCATCGATGCCGATGGTAAGGTGCGAATCAACTGGGACCTGTGCACGAATTGCAGCAAGTGTTGCCCAGTATGTCCAGGCAATTCGCTATACAACTTCGGCAAGGAGATGACCGTTGACGATGTACTTGCCGAAGTAGAGCAGGATTCTTCGTTCTATCGGGAATCAGGCGGTGGCATAACGCTCTCCGGTGGAGAGTGCACACTCCAGCCTGATTTCAGCGCCGCGCTGCTCGCCGAAGCACATCAGCGTGGGATCAACACGGCGATCGAGACAGCGGGCAACGTGCCTTGGGAGTTTTTCCGTCGCGTCGTCGAACACACCGACATTGTCATGCACGACCACAAACTCAGCGATCCGTCTCGCCACAAGAAATGGGTCGGTGTCGACAACGTCAGGATTAAGGCAAATTTCCGGCGTGCTTACGAAACGTTTCCGGACAAGACCTTTATCGCTCGCACACCCGTGATTCCGGGCGTCAACGACGATGAGGAACATATTCGAGCAGTACTCGACTTCATTCGCCCTTACAAGAACGTGGTCGACTACCAGTTGTTGCCATACCACCGATATGGCGAAACGAAATACAGCTTCCTGGGACGTGTTTTTGAACTGAAAGATTTCCCGTCGTTGCCCACAGAAACACTGCGCCGCCTGCAGGCGATCGTCGACGAGGCGTTTGGCCGCACGGCGAAATGA
- a CDS encoding bile acid:sodium symporter → MEQILHKIQAITIVIFMVGNLLEVGLRLKVAEALAVFRNVRFLVTSLVWCFVLGPALAVLLTKLIPLAAPYAIGLVLLGMAPCSPAIPVMMKKSGGSLAYMSAFMLIAYAGTVLLMPFMVPWLVKGFAADPWTIAKPLLFFITLPLIIGAAIRHVTETTAEKAAPIVNKVTGLNTLILCLILLWVYRGEIFSAVGTYAIGSQILCYALLGFGSYLLSFGLSYEQKAPMVLGVCTRNVGPALATLLGVASAPQGAITMCILAIFLGAILSGFVAAAVLKRFCAPVIRPSREASSDQGGEHVEVPKQHAIHL, encoded by the coding sequence ATGGAACAGATACTTCACAAGATTCAGGCCATTACGATCGTCATCTTCATGGTGGGCAACCTGCTGGAGGTGGGACTCAGGCTCAAGGTTGCCGAAGCCCTCGCTGTCTTCCGGAACGTGCGCTTCCTGGTGACATCGTTGGTCTGGTGTTTTGTCCTGGGTCCAGCCCTGGCCGTGTTGCTCACGAAACTCATTCCGTTAGCTGCACCCTACGCCATCGGCCTGGTGTTACTGGGGATGGCGCCATGCTCCCCGGCTATCCCGGTCATGATGAAAAAATCAGGTGGAAGCTTGGCTTACATGTCGGCTTTCATGCTGATCGCCTATGCCGGAACAGTGCTGTTGATGCCGTTTATGGTGCCATGGTTGGTGAAGGGATTCGCCGCGGATCCTTGGACTATCGCCAAGCCGCTCCTGTTTTTCATTACGCTACCGCTGATCATCGGAGCAGCGATTCGACACGTCACGGAAACGACTGCGGAGAAAGCAGCTCCCATCGTCAACAAGGTGACGGGCTTGAATACGCTCATCCTGTGTCTCATTCTGCTCTGGGTTTACAGGGGAGAGATATTTAGCGCGGTTGGGACATACGCAATCGGCAGCCAGATCCTGTGCTACGCATTGCTGGGATTTGGGTCGTATTTACTTAGCTTCGGACTTTCCTATGAACAGAAAGCCCCGATGGTTCTCGGCGTCTGCACGCGCAACGTCGGCCCTGCTCTTGCAACACTACTTGGGGTAGCCAGCGCGCCCCAGGGCGCGATCACGATGTGCATCCTGGCAATATTCCTCGGAGCCATCCTCTCCGGGTTCGTCGCTGCGGCGGTGCTGAAACGCTTTTGTGCTCCGGTCATCCGGCCAAGTCGGGAAGCTTCCTCGGATCAGGGAGGAGAGCATGTCGAAGTGCCTAAACAACATGCAATTCACCTCTGA